One Campylobacter concisus DNA segment encodes these proteins:
- the recJ gene encoding single-stranded-DNA-specific exonuclease RecJ has translation MLTKEDIRNLLARRFCNDIHKKLSEIPTPSALKDIYKGANRIKEAIERNEHIAIVGDYDVDGVVSSVILAEFFDDLGVKNYLVKIPNRFKDGYGLNPEIIDELVSDVSLIITVDNGISANEAASICKEKGIDLIITDHHMPPAVLPEAYAIINPKQEDCNFPNIEICGAEVAWYLVGALKDVCKLNYDMSKFLELLAIAIIADMMELRDMNRMLVRMGICKLNASKRSAFCVIKEFYGKDKFECDDISFLIAPLINSAGRMDDAMNSFNFLRAKSIEEAYDYLDTIIEFNNSRKEEERQLFECSLKDVKEDDEVIITWGEQWHEGVIGIVASRLAKHFAKPAIVFSIDKGRAKGSARSVGKLDILSLIASHEDLLTSYGGHKGAAGLTLAPENLEKFKEAINKSCSCLNMQECKSSDELLGDIMPSEIDFELLEILEFYEPYGQKNPRPVFKIENAVVKNERLIGRDQNHLKLILQKDNKTLEALFFNFTRHVRVGEIVDIIFCVSKNSFRGLVTPQLLIREIL, from the coding sequence ATGTTAACTAAAGAGGATATTAGGAATTTACTAGCACGTAGATTTTGTAACGACATACACAAAAAACTTAGTGAAATTCCAACGCCAAGCGCCCTAAAAGATATCTACAAAGGCGCTAATCGCATCAAAGAGGCGATCGAGAGAAATGAACATATCGCTATTGTTGGCGATTATGACGTTGATGGCGTGGTTTCAAGTGTGATTTTAGCCGAGTTTTTTGATGATCTTGGCGTAAAAAACTACCTAGTAAAGATCCCAAACCGCTTTAAGGATGGATACGGCTTAAACCCAGAGATCATCGACGAGCTCGTAAGCGATGTAAGTCTAATAATCACCGTCGATAACGGCATCTCGGCTAATGAAGCAGCTAGCATCTGCAAAGAAAAAGGCATTGATCTTATCATCACAGATCACCACATGCCACCAGCCGTTCTACCAGAAGCCTACGCTATCATCAATCCAAAACAAGAAGACTGTAACTTCCCAAATATCGAAATTTGCGGTGCTGAAGTGGCTTGGTATTTGGTTGGAGCGTTAAAGGATGTTTGCAAGCTAAACTATGATATGAGTAAATTTCTAGAGCTTTTAGCCATCGCGATAATCGCTGATATGATGGAGCTAAGAGATATGAACAGGATGCTTGTTCGCATGGGTATTTGCAAGTTAAATGCCTCGAAACGCTCGGCATTTTGCGTCATAAAAGAGTTTTACGGCAAGGATAAATTTGAGTGTGATGATATCAGCTTTCTTATAGCGCCTCTTATAAATTCAGCCGGACGCATGGACGATGCGATGAATTCATTTAACTTCTTGCGTGCAAAGAGCATCGAAGAGGCCTACGACTACCTTGATACGATTATCGAGTTTAACAACTCCAGAAAAGAGGAGGAGCGCCAACTCTTTGAGTGCTCACTAAAGGACGTAAAAGAGGACGATGAGGTCATCATCACCTGGGGCGAGCAGTGGCATGAGGGCGTGATAGGCATCGTGGCCAGCCGCCTGGCAAAGCACTTTGCAAAGCCAGCTATCGTCTTTAGCATCGATAAAGGCCGCGCAAAAGGCAGTGCTAGAAGCGTTGGCAAGCTTGATATCTTATCACTCATCGCAAGCCACGAAGATCTGCTAACAAGCTATGGCGGTCACAAAGGTGCAGCAGGGCTAACGCTTGCGCCTGAAAATTTGGAAAAATTTAAAGAGGCGATAAATAAAAGCTGCTCATGCCTAAATATGCAAGAGTGCAAAAGCTCAGATGAGCTACTTGGCGACATAATGCCAAGCGAGATCGACTTTGAGTTGCTTGAAATTTTGGAATTTTACGAGCCATACGGACAGAAAAATCCACGCCCAGTCTTTAAGATAGAAAATGCCGTCGTGAAAAATGAGAGGCTCATAGGCAGGGATCAAAACCACTTAAAACTTATCTTGCAAAAAGACAACAAAACGCTTGAGGCACTATTTTTTAACTTCACAAGGCACGTTAGGGTGGGTGAGATAGTGGATATCATCTTTTGCGTATCTAAAAATTCGTTTCGTGGGCTTGTGACACCACAGCTTTTAATAAGAGAAATTTTATAG
- a CDS encoding outer membrane beta-barrel protein, which translates to MKNCVLKGVLALSLASSFALAQGGFVGVEGGYDFSSKLKAKDGISAKDSRPNIGIKGGYDFGVARVYGGYFYHTEAKDNKSGALANISGNLDTKWTTHKFVVGGDYTPTIANNFKLIAGLYTGVSVINLKSHVKNNKAWATYDLTQSGWLLGTRLGAEYSFDGHNAIEFGVKADRSWYDADYAKDLKATDIGAYLGYTYKF; encoded by the coding sequence ATGAAAAATTGCGTTTTAAAAGGTGTTTTGGCACTTTCGCTTGCTAGCTCATTTGCTTTGGCACAAGGTGGATTTGTCGGAGTTGAGGGTGGCTATGATTTTAGCTCAAAGCTAAAAGCTAAAGATGGCATTAGTGCAAAGGACAGCAGGCCAAATATCGGTATCAAAGGCGGTTATGACTTTGGAGTAGCTAGAGTTTATGGTGGGTATTTCTATCATACAGAGGCTAAAGATAACAAAAGCGGAGCTCTTGCTAATATCAGCGGTAACCTTGATACAAAGTGGACAACACATAAATTTGTAGTAGGTGGTGACTACACTCCAACTATAGCTAATAACTTTAAACTAATAGCTGGTCTTTACACTGGTGTTTCAGTGATCAACCTAAAGTCACATGTTAAAAATAACAAGGCTTGGGCCACATACGATCTTACACAATCAGGCTGGTTACTTGGTACAAGACTTGGTGCTGAGTATAGCTTTGATGGACACAACGCTATTGAATTTGGTGTAAAAGCTGATAGATCTTGGTACGATGCAGACTATGCAAAAGATCTAAAGGCAACAGACATTGGCGCTTACCTAGGCTACACATATAAATTTTAA